Proteins co-encoded in one Streptosporangiales bacterium genomic window:
- a CDS encoding prolipoprotein diacylglyceryl transferase: protein MVLAAIPSPTQTAWPVAGFPVRAYALCIIAGIIVALWLTARRWRQRGGQAGTVADIATWAVPFGLVGARLYHVITDYQLYFADGRNPWAAFAVWEGGLGIWGAVAGGAVGAWIACRRRGIPLPAFADAAAPGIVLAQAIGRWGNWFNNELYGGPTDLPWALTVHEIDPSTFSAVTENGAPVVLGQFHPTFLYESLWCVGVAVLVIWADRRFTLGHGRVFALYVAAYTVGRAWIEWLRVDPAHEFFGLRLNVWTCFVVFAGAVVYLLALRGRPRETVVEPAAVAEGSKAEVRASAAEAAAVRDEEVADDEDADEDGSDDAADDEDLEDVAATPDEERDDAFADDRPDGTGKDPS from the coding sequence ATGGTCCTCGCCGCGATCCCGAGCCCGACCCAGACCGCGTGGCCGGTCGCCGGCTTCCCCGTACGCGCCTACGCGTTGTGCATCATCGCCGGCATTATCGTGGCACTGTGGCTCACCGCGCGCCGTTGGCGGCAGCGCGGCGGGCAGGCGGGAACGGTCGCCGACATTGCGACGTGGGCGGTGCCGTTCGGCCTCGTCGGCGCCAGGCTCTACCACGTCATCACCGACTACCAGCTGTACTTCGCCGACGGCCGTAACCCGTGGGCCGCGTTCGCGGTGTGGGAGGGCGGCCTCGGCATCTGGGGCGCGGTGGCCGGTGGTGCCGTCGGCGCGTGGATCGCGTGCCGACGCAGGGGGATCCCGCTGCCCGCGTTCGCCGACGCCGCGGCGCCTGGCATCGTGCTCGCCCAGGCGATCGGCCGCTGGGGCAACTGGTTCAACAACGAGCTGTACGGCGGCCCCACCGACCTGCCCTGGGCGCTCACGGTCCACGAGATCGACCCGAGCACGTTCTCCGCCGTCACGGAGAACGGCGCGCCCGTCGTCCTGGGCCAGTTCCACCCCACGTTCCTCTACGAGTCGCTGTGGTGCGTCGGCGTCGCCGTCCTGGTGATCTGGGCGGATCGCAGGTTCACGCTCGGCCACGGCCGCGTCTTCGCCCTCTACGTCGCCGCCTACACGGTCGGCCGCGCGTGGATCGAGTGGCTGCGCGTCGACCCCGCGCATGAGTTCTTCGGCCTACGCCTCAACGTCTGGACGTGCTTCGTCGTCTTCGCCGGAGCGGTCGTCTACCTGCTCGCCCTGCGAGGGCGACCGCGCGAGACGGTCGTCGAGCCCGCGGCGGTCGCGGAGGGGTCCAAGGCGGAGGTGCGTGCGTCCGCCGCGGAGGCCGCGGCCGTCCGCGACGAGGAGGTCGCGGACGACGAGGACGCCGACGAGGACGGCTCCGACGACGCCGCGGACGACGAGGACCTCGAGGACGTCGCGGCCACGCCGGACGAGGAGCGCGACGACGCGTTCGCCGACGACCGACCGGACGGCACCGGTAAGGATCCCTCCTGA